From a single Natronocella acetinitrilica genomic region:
- a CDS encoding TRAP transporter substrate-binding protein, with product MAQGTMSKHLPLIMFTAVFLVCFAMPAQAMRITFAHPAPTSDPAHQAIEWFAEAIHERSDGEITVTIYPNGQLGEQREFIQSMQSGGINMAFVAATHLTNFSQDFAVLDLPFLVTDQADVPGLLEGPVGEALFEQLEEINLVGVGFSEASFRGVMMRRPLDANHSLAGQTMRVPNSDAYIQLFRSLDARPTPLAFGELYSALQQGVVDGAETLVSAYVTYDFHEVAPHFYFSNHTLGAGIFLASPAFVDGLSDEHRQLVLETGREAAFRHREIEAETAAALMPEAEAAGATFSEFTLPDGIDEKLEELYAGFIAEFSPPVQDAITEFLER from the coding sequence ATGGCGCAGGGAACGATGTCGAAGCACTTGCCGCTTATCATGTTCACCGCTGTCTTTCTCGTCTGCTTCGCAATGCCGGCACAGGCGATGCGAATCACCTTCGCGCATCCCGCGCCCACCTCTGACCCTGCCCATCAGGCAATCGAGTGGTTTGCCGAGGCCATCCACGAGCGGTCGGATGGAGAGATAACGGTCACAATCTATCCCAACGGTCAGCTTGGTGAGCAGCGCGAGTTCATACAGAGCATGCAGTCCGGTGGCATCAATATGGCCTTCGTTGCCGCGACTCACCTGACCAACTTTTCTCAGGACTTTGCGGTGCTCGACCTGCCATTCCTGGTGACCGATCAAGCCGATGTACCGGGGCTGCTTGAAGGCCCCGTTGGCGAGGCGCTCTTCGAGCAACTTGAGGAAATCAACCTCGTTGGAGTTGGCTTCTCGGAAGCCAGCTTTCGCGGCGTCATGATGCGGCGTCCGCTTGACGCCAATCATTCGCTGGCGGGCCAGACCATGCGCGTGCCTAACAGTGATGCCTATATTCAACTGTTTCGCAGCCTTGACGCGCGGCCCACACCACTCGCCTTTGGTGAGCTCTATTCCGCCTTGCAGCAGGGTGTGGTCGATGGTGCAGAGACCCTGGTGTCAGCCTACGTGACGTACGACTTCCACGAGGTGGCCCCGCATTTCTATTTCTCCAATCACACGCTTGGCGCGGGCATCTTTCTTGCCAGCCCTGCTTTCGTGGATGGCCTGTCCGACGAGCACCGGCAACTGGTGCTGGAAACGGGACGAGAGGCTGCTTTCAGGCACCGTGAGATCGAGGCAGAGACTGCGGCTGCGCTCATGCCGGAGGCCGAAGCCGCAGGCGCCACGTTCTCGGAGTTCACGCTGCCTGATGGCATTGATGAAAAGCTGGAAGAACTGTACGCCGGCTTTATCGCGGAATTCTCGCCTCCTGTGCAGGACGCAATCACCGAGTTCCTGGAGCGCTGA
- a CDS encoding amidohydrolase family protein: MQVEPGTADRLDHQRVMWLNQANTARRTSDEIYASALLGCLQMLRSGTTAVMDHFPEQQFGVEDVAAVVRAYEDCGMRAVVALRIFDGEYSDIMPQGSAATPELLSAIDKSNPLRPRPLEETLDVCRESITRFDRHQDRIRVFTAPSNPVRCSDALLVACQELAQAHDGGVHCHLLETQAQVDIARRLYGRSVVEHLVDLGCMDQRWSCAHCNWVTVNDMALMGARGAIAVLNPESNLKIGSGIPPVPDLLANGVVCALGTDGVITNDNLILQEAMQLTAMLHRAGEADRGRWTTVEQVIDMATVGGAKAMLEPELGRIAPGQRADLVLYDLSAPWWIPLNSPEQQFVFGERGSSVRTAIVDGRVVLDEDGVVGVDEAAVLEEARAILGASQRRNSDILEIADRFA; this comes from the coding sequence ATGCAAGTGGAACCCGGCACCGCTGACCGCCTGGACCACCAGCGTGTCATGTGGCTTAACCAGGCGAATACGGCTCGCCGGACGTCGGATGAGATCTACGCCAGCGCTCTGCTTGGCTGCCTCCAGATGCTGCGTTCGGGTACCACGGCGGTGATGGACCACTTCCCCGAGCAGCAGTTTGGTGTCGAAGATGTGGCGGCTGTGGTGCGCGCTTATGAGGATTGCGGTATGCGCGCTGTTGTAGCGCTGCGGATATTCGATGGCGAGTACTCGGATATCATGCCCCAGGGATCCGCCGCTACTCCCGAACTGCTGTCCGCTATCGACAAGTCCAATCCGCTGCGCCCACGTCCACTCGAAGAGACTCTGGATGTCTGCCGTGAGTCGATCACCCGTTTTGATCGGCACCAGGACCGCATACGTGTGTTCACGGCTCCATCCAACCCTGTTCGCTGTTCGGACGCGCTGCTTGTCGCATGTCAGGAGTTAGCGCAGGCACACGATGGTGGTGTGCATTGCCATCTTCTCGAGACGCAAGCACAGGTCGACATTGCCAGGCGACTCTATGGCCGTTCAGTGGTCGAGCACCTGGTGGATCTCGGCTGTATGGATCAGCGTTGGAGCTGCGCCCACTGCAATTGGGTGACCGTGAATGATATGGCGCTGATGGGAGCCCGCGGCGCGATTGCCGTTCTGAATCCGGAAAGTAACCTGAAAATCGGCTCCGGCATACCGCCTGTCCCGGACCTGCTCGCTAACGGCGTGGTCTGTGCGCTCGGTACCGATGGCGTCATCACGAACGATAATCTGATTCTGCAGGAAGCGATGCAGCTTACAGCGATGCTCCATCGAGCTGGTGAGGCCGACCGCGGTCGCTGGACCACGGTTGAGCAGGTCATCGATATGGCCACCGTCGGCGGCGCCAAGGCCATGCTGGAGCCGGAACTCGGTAGAATTGCCCCGGGGCAGCGCGCAGATCTGGTTCTTTATGATCTGTCTGCGCCGTGGTGGATACCGCTCAATTCCCCCGAGCAACAATTCGTGTTCGGTGAGAGGGGCAGCTCCGTCCGCACAGCGATCGTTGACGGCCGCGTCGTACTGGATGAGGACGGGGTCGTTGGCGTGGACGAGGCCGCTGTGCTTGAGGAAGCGCGGGCGATCCTCGGTGCATCGCAACGACGGAACAGCGACATACTCGAAATCGCAGATCGCTTCGCCTGA